The proteins below come from a single Balaenoptera acutorostrata chromosome 2, mBalAcu1.1, whole genome shotgun sequence genomic window:
- the CHAF1A gene encoding chromatin assembly factor 1 subunit A isoform X1: MVEEPECGAPGARGAAAAMDCKDRPAFPVKKLIQARLPFKRLNLVPKEKTDDGLDDMGGAQGAPVQGHVPDLETSLDHLEDNCHMGSDIDFRPKLVNGKGPLDNFLRSQVKTSIGQTVAIIDLTEDSSDPPDGTMGHDKLNSAASPSQENVNRVTDEAGDDRGLRTVSQKDELAFPEEALSDLPCKTEAGGADSGGAERRGLAQKGSPQSCPELTGGLRTCSEKDQDGWSGARSFLFKGKVPVVVLQDILAATPRAKSPPATPPGQAVPSESEALESSPEEDSVLSHSSLSSSSPTSSPEGQSAPAKQHSSPSPLPASTPVRRISKKLVKGSAEKNKMRLQRDKERLGKQLKLRAEKEEKEKLREEAKRAKEEARKKREEEKELKEKERREKREKDEKEKAEKQRRKEERRKERQEALEAKLEEKRKKEEEKRLREEEKRIKAEKAEITRFFQKPKTPQAPKTLAGSCGKFAPFEIKEHMVLAPRCRTAFDQDLCDQLDQLLRQQSGEFSFLKDLKSRRPLRSGPTVVCNQNTDLFNSDVVIVESSKVDDVPERRRFGRMKLLQFSENHRPAYWGTWNRKTTVIHPRDPWAQDRDLLDYEVDSDDEWEEEEPGESLSHSEGDDDDEVGEDEDEDDGFFVPHGYLSEDEGVTEECADPENHKFRQKLKAKEWDEFLAKGKRFRILQPVTIGCVWAADRDSGADLKVLQQFTACLLETVPPEEEQTPKASKREKRDQQILAQLLPLLHGNVNGSKVIIREFQECCRRGLLSKDAGSPELSAASPPSPGPSRPQTPTAGEDTAVPSKARLKRIISENSVYEKRPDYRMCWYVHPQVLKSFAQEHLPVPCQWSYVTTVPSATREDSGSVPAPGPSQGTPVSLKRKSAGSMCITQFMKKRRHDGQVGAGDLDGFQADTEEEEEEEGDCVIMDISDVGDIQAPCGTTSGAGGSVGVDTSESLVASSSLSPS; the protein is encoded by the exons CCATGGATTGCAAAGACAGACCAGCTTTTCCAGTCAAGAAGTTAATACAAG CTCGTCTGCCGTTCAAGCGCCTGAATCTTGTCCCAAAGGAGAAGACCGACGACGGGTTGGACGACATGGGGGGCGCTCAGGGTGCTCCTGTGCAGGGTCACGTCCCTGATTTAGAGACCTCTTTGGACCACTTGGAGGACAACTGTCACATGGGCTCCGACATAGATTTTAGGCCAAAACTTGTCAACGGGAAGGGCCCCTTAGATAACTTTTTAAGAAGTCAAGTCAAAACCAGTATTGGCCAGACTGTGGCAATAATCGATTTGACGGAGGACTCGAGTGACCCACCGGATGGCACCATGGGCCACGATAAGCTAAATTCTGCAGCCTCTCCCTCCCAGGAGAATGTAAACAGGGTCACAGACGAAGCTGGAGATGACAGGGGGCTGCGAACGGTCAGTCAGAAGGACGAGCTGGCGTTTCCCGAAGAGGCCCTTTCAGACCTCCCGTGCAAAACAGAGGCGGGGGGTGCTGACTCGGGGGGCGCGGAGAGGAGGGGACTCGCACAGAAGGGCTCGCCCCAGAGCTGCCCCGAGCTGACCGGTGGCCTGAGAACGTGCTCCGAGAAGGACCAGGACGGCTGGAGCGGGGCCAGGAGCTTCCTGTTCAAGGGGAAGGTGCCCGTGGTCGTCCTGCAGGATATCCTGGCTGCCACACCCCGAGCCAAGTCTCCTCCTGCCACACCTCCGGGCCAGGCTGTGCCCTCCGAGAGCGAGGCGCTGGAGTCCAGCCCCGAAGAGGACTCTGTCCTGAGCCATTCGTCCCTGAGctcctcctctcccaccagcTCACCCGAGGGGCAGTCTGCGCCCGCCAAGCAGCACAGCAGCCCtagccccctccccgcctccacaCCCGTCCGCAGA ATAAGTAAGAAATTGGTCAAAGGCTCTGCAGAGAAGAACAAGATGAGACTGCAAAGA GATAAGGAGCGCCTGGGCAAGCAGCTGAAGCTCCGGGccgagaaggaggagaaggagaagctgaGGGAGGAGGCCAAGCGGGCCAAGGAGGAGGccagaaagaagagggaggaggagaaagagctgAAGGAGAAGGAGCGGCGCGAGAAGCGGGAGAAGGACGAgaaggagaaggcagagaagCAGCGGCGCAAGGAGGAGCGGCGCAAGGAGCGCCAGGAGGCCCTGGA GGCTAAGCTGGAGGAGAAGcggaaaaaggaagaggagaagcggttgagagaagaggaaaag CGCATTAAAGCCGAGAAGGCGGAAATCACGAGGTTCTTTCAGAAACCAAAGACTCCACAGGCCCCCAAG ACCCTGGCCGGCTCCTGTGGGAAGTTTGCCCCTTTTGAAATCAAAGAGCACATGGTCCTCGCCCCTCGCTGTCGGACCGCCTTCGACCAAGACCTCTGTGACCAGTTAGACCAGCTCCTCCGGCAGCAGAGCGGCGAATTCTCCTTCCTGAAAGATCTGAAAAGCCGGCGGCCCCTCAGGTCCGGACCCACCGTGGTTTGTAACCAGAACACAGACCTTTTTAACAG CGATGTGGTGATCGTGGAGAGCAGCAAAGTGGACGACGTCCCCGAAAGGAGGAGGTTTGGCAGGATGAAGCTGCTGCAATTTTCCGAGAACCACCGGCCAGCCTACTGGGGGACGTGGAACAGGAAGACGACGGTCATCCATCCGAGGGACCCCTGGGCCCAGGACCGG GACCTCCTGGACTACGAGGTGGACAGTGACGAcgagtgggaggaggaggagccgggGGAGTCCCTCTCCCACAGCGAAGGG gACGACGATGATGAGGTGggagaggatgaggatgaggacgATGGTTTCTTCGTGCCCCATGGGTACCTGTCTGAGGATGAAGGAGTAACCGAG GAGTGTGCCGACCCGGAGAACCACAAGTTTCGCCAGAAACTGAAGGCCAAGGAGTGGGACGAGTTTCTGGCCAAGGGGAAGAGGTTCCGCATCCTCCAGCCCGTGACGATCGGCTGTGTCTGGGCGGCCGACAGGGACAGCGGAGCTGACCTGAAGGTGCTGCAGCAGTTCACGGCCTGCCTGCTGGAGACCGTGCCCCCCGAGGAGGAGCAGACGCCCAAGGCCtccaagagagagaagagggaccaGCAGA TCTTGGCCCAGCTGCTCCCGCTGCTGCACGGGAACGTGAATGGCAGCAAAGTGATCATCCGGGAGTTCCAGGAGTGCTGCCGCCGAGGACTGCTCAGCAAGGACGCCGGCAGCCCTGAGCTCAGCGCCGCCAGCCCCCCGAGCCCTGGCCCTTCCCGCCCACAGACCCCCACCGCCGGCGAGGACACCGCCGTCCCCTCCAAGGCCAGGCTCAAGCGGATTATTTCTGAGAACTCGGTGTATGAGAAGAGACCCGACTACAGGATGTGCTGGTACGTCCACCCACAGGTGCTAAAGAGCTTTGCCCAGGAGCACCTGCCCGTGCCCTGCCAGTGGAGTTACGTCACCACAGTGCCCTCGGCCACCAGGGAGGACAGTGGCAGCGTccctgccccagggcccagccagggGACGCCTGTCTCGCTCAAGAGGAAGTCGGCGGGCAGCATGTGCATCACCCAGTTCATGAAGAAGCGCCGGCATGACGGGCAG GTCGGAGCTGGGGACCTGGACGGCTTCCAGGCggacacagaggaggaggaggaggaggaaggcgaCTGTGTGATCATGGACATCTCGGATGTTGGGG ACATCCAGGCCCCATGTGGAACCACTTCTGGAGCTGGGGGGTCTGTGGGAGTGGACACCAGTGAGAGCCTCGTGGCCTCCAGCTCGCTCAGCCCCTCCTGA
- the CHAF1A gene encoding chromatin assembly factor 1 subunit A isoform X2 — MVEEPECGAPGARGAAAAMDCKDRPAFPVKKLIQARLPFKRLNLVPKEKTDDGLDDMGGAQGAPVQGHVPDLETSLDHLEDNCHMGSDIDFRPKLVNGKGPLDNFLRSQVKTSIGQTVAIIDLTEDSSDPPDGTMGHDKLNSAASPSQENVNRVTDEAGDDRGLRTVSQKDELAFPEEALSDLPCKTEAGGADSGGAERRGLAQKGSPQSCPELTGGLRTCSEKDQDGWSGARSFLFKGKVPVVVLQDILAATPRAKSPPATPPGQAVPSESEALESSPEEDSVLSHSSLSSSSPTSSPEGQSAPAKQHSSPSPLPASTPVRRDKERLGKQLKLRAEKEEKEKLREEAKRAKEEARKKREEEKELKEKERREKREKDEKEKAEKQRRKEERRKERQEALEAKLEEKRKKEEEKRLREEEKRIKAEKAEITRFFQKPKTPQAPKTLAGSCGKFAPFEIKEHMVLAPRCRTAFDQDLCDQLDQLLRQQSGEFSFLKDLKSRRPLRSGPTVVCNQNTDLFNSDVVIVESSKVDDVPERRRFGRMKLLQFSENHRPAYWGTWNRKTTVIHPRDPWAQDRDLLDYEVDSDDEWEEEEPGESLSHSEGDDDDEVGEDEDEDDGFFVPHGYLSEDEGVTEECADPENHKFRQKLKAKEWDEFLAKGKRFRILQPVTIGCVWAADRDSGADLKVLQQFTACLLETVPPEEEQTPKASKREKRDQQILAQLLPLLHGNVNGSKVIIREFQECCRRGLLSKDAGSPELSAASPPSPGPSRPQTPTAGEDTAVPSKARLKRIISENSVYEKRPDYRMCWYVHPQVLKSFAQEHLPVPCQWSYVTTVPSATREDSGSVPAPGPSQGTPVSLKRKSAGSMCITQFMKKRRHDGQVGAGDLDGFQADTEEEEEEEGDCVIMDISDVGDIQAPCGTTSGAGGSVGVDTSESLVASSSLSPS; from the exons CCATGGATTGCAAAGACAGACCAGCTTTTCCAGTCAAGAAGTTAATACAAG CTCGTCTGCCGTTCAAGCGCCTGAATCTTGTCCCAAAGGAGAAGACCGACGACGGGTTGGACGACATGGGGGGCGCTCAGGGTGCTCCTGTGCAGGGTCACGTCCCTGATTTAGAGACCTCTTTGGACCACTTGGAGGACAACTGTCACATGGGCTCCGACATAGATTTTAGGCCAAAACTTGTCAACGGGAAGGGCCCCTTAGATAACTTTTTAAGAAGTCAAGTCAAAACCAGTATTGGCCAGACTGTGGCAATAATCGATTTGACGGAGGACTCGAGTGACCCACCGGATGGCACCATGGGCCACGATAAGCTAAATTCTGCAGCCTCTCCCTCCCAGGAGAATGTAAACAGGGTCACAGACGAAGCTGGAGATGACAGGGGGCTGCGAACGGTCAGTCAGAAGGACGAGCTGGCGTTTCCCGAAGAGGCCCTTTCAGACCTCCCGTGCAAAACAGAGGCGGGGGGTGCTGACTCGGGGGGCGCGGAGAGGAGGGGACTCGCACAGAAGGGCTCGCCCCAGAGCTGCCCCGAGCTGACCGGTGGCCTGAGAACGTGCTCCGAGAAGGACCAGGACGGCTGGAGCGGGGCCAGGAGCTTCCTGTTCAAGGGGAAGGTGCCCGTGGTCGTCCTGCAGGATATCCTGGCTGCCACACCCCGAGCCAAGTCTCCTCCTGCCACACCTCCGGGCCAGGCTGTGCCCTCCGAGAGCGAGGCGCTGGAGTCCAGCCCCGAAGAGGACTCTGTCCTGAGCCATTCGTCCCTGAGctcctcctctcccaccagcTCACCCGAGGGGCAGTCTGCGCCCGCCAAGCAGCACAGCAGCCCtagccccctccccgcctccacaCCCGTCCGCAGA GATAAGGAGCGCCTGGGCAAGCAGCTGAAGCTCCGGGccgagaaggaggagaaggagaagctgaGGGAGGAGGCCAAGCGGGCCAAGGAGGAGGccagaaagaagagggaggaggagaaagagctgAAGGAGAAGGAGCGGCGCGAGAAGCGGGAGAAGGACGAgaaggagaaggcagagaagCAGCGGCGCAAGGAGGAGCGGCGCAAGGAGCGCCAGGAGGCCCTGGA GGCTAAGCTGGAGGAGAAGcggaaaaaggaagaggagaagcggttgagagaagaggaaaag CGCATTAAAGCCGAGAAGGCGGAAATCACGAGGTTCTTTCAGAAACCAAAGACTCCACAGGCCCCCAAG ACCCTGGCCGGCTCCTGTGGGAAGTTTGCCCCTTTTGAAATCAAAGAGCACATGGTCCTCGCCCCTCGCTGTCGGACCGCCTTCGACCAAGACCTCTGTGACCAGTTAGACCAGCTCCTCCGGCAGCAGAGCGGCGAATTCTCCTTCCTGAAAGATCTGAAAAGCCGGCGGCCCCTCAGGTCCGGACCCACCGTGGTTTGTAACCAGAACACAGACCTTTTTAACAG CGATGTGGTGATCGTGGAGAGCAGCAAAGTGGACGACGTCCCCGAAAGGAGGAGGTTTGGCAGGATGAAGCTGCTGCAATTTTCCGAGAACCACCGGCCAGCCTACTGGGGGACGTGGAACAGGAAGACGACGGTCATCCATCCGAGGGACCCCTGGGCCCAGGACCGG GACCTCCTGGACTACGAGGTGGACAGTGACGAcgagtgggaggaggaggagccgggGGAGTCCCTCTCCCACAGCGAAGGG gACGACGATGATGAGGTGggagaggatgaggatgaggacgATGGTTTCTTCGTGCCCCATGGGTACCTGTCTGAGGATGAAGGAGTAACCGAG GAGTGTGCCGACCCGGAGAACCACAAGTTTCGCCAGAAACTGAAGGCCAAGGAGTGGGACGAGTTTCTGGCCAAGGGGAAGAGGTTCCGCATCCTCCAGCCCGTGACGATCGGCTGTGTCTGGGCGGCCGACAGGGACAGCGGAGCTGACCTGAAGGTGCTGCAGCAGTTCACGGCCTGCCTGCTGGAGACCGTGCCCCCCGAGGAGGAGCAGACGCCCAAGGCCtccaagagagagaagagggaccaGCAGA TCTTGGCCCAGCTGCTCCCGCTGCTGCACGGGAACGTGAATGGCAGCAAAGTGATCATCCGGGAGTTCCAGGAGTGCTGCCGCCGAGGACTGCTCAGCAAGGACGCCGGCAGCCCTGAGCTCAGCGCCGCCAGCCCCCCGAGCCCTGGCCCTTCCCGCCCACAGACCCCCACCGCCGGCGAGGACACCGCCGTCCCCTCCAAGGCCAGGCTCAAGCGGATTATTTCTGAGAACTCGGTGTATGAGAAGAGACCCGACTACAGGATGTGCTGGTACGTCCACCCACAGGTGCTAAAGAGCTTTGCCCAGGAGCACCTGCCCGTGCCCTGCCAGTGGAGTTACGTCACCACAGTGCCCTCGGCCACCAGGGAGGACAGTGGCAGCGTccctgccccagggcccagccagggGACGCCTGTCTCGCTCAAGAGGAAGTCGGCGGGCAGCATGTGCATCACCCAGTTCATGAAGAAGCGCCGGCATGACGGGCAG GTCGGAGCTGGGGACCTGGACGGCTTCCAGGCggacacagaggaggaggaggaggaggaaggcgaCTGTGTGATCATGGACATCTCGGATGTTGGGG ACATCCAGGCCCCATGTGGAACCACTTCTGGAGCTGGGGGGTCTGTGGGAGTGGACACCAGTGAGAGCCTCGTGGCCTCCAGCTCGCTCAGCCCCTCCTGA